A genomic stretch from Colwellia sp. Arc7-635 includes:
- a CDS encoding DUF3570 domain-containing protein, with the protein MQLNKKKTPINMKAALTIATSALLGTVPTAVNAADEVSNSAKAQQESTWDFDTAFLYYSESDRVSAAEAIIAATKTFENDEVLNLKLTIDALTGASANGATAQPNVQTFTRPSGKGSYQTQANETPLDDTFKDTRVQLNAQWTQPLAENYTGSAGVHISKEYDYLSLGVNGNLAYDFNQKNSTVSLGLSYFQDTFEPEGGIPVAFASMPTAFGDDDVESSNAKADFNTTRRIDSDDKTTADIMIGFTQVINRRMLTQFNYSYSKVDGYLNDPFKILSVVDNKGIAQDYRYENRPDSRVKQSLFAQTKYHFDENIIDVSYRYMWDDWKIDSHTIDSRLRIPLSSNSYIEPHLRFYQQTAADFYQPFLAQENSIPEFASADYRIGEMSAYTVGVKYGMKMSDGNDLSFRLEYYRQDPKDSGHIAPGALAEVDLYESVDAVLFQVSYSF; encoded by the coding sequence AGCAATAGTGCGAAAGCACAGCAAGAGTCGACTTGGGATTTTGACACGGCTTTCTTGTATTACAGCGAAAGCGATCGTGTTTCAGCTGCTGAAGCGATTATTGCTGCGACTAAAACCTTTGAAAATGATGAGGTGTTAAATCTTAAGCTAACCATTGATGCCTTAACTGGAGCTTCTGCTAATGGCGCAACGGCACAGCCGAATGTACAAACATTTACTCGGCCCTCAGGCAAAGGCAGTTATCAAACTCAAGCGAATGAAACACCACTAGATGATACTTTTAAAGACACACGTGTACAGTTGAATGCGCAATGGACACAGCCATTAGCTGAGAATTATACCGGCAGTGCAGGCGTTCATATTTCAAAAGAGTATGACTATTTATCATTAGGTGTTAATGGCAATCTTGCCTATGACTTTAATCAAAAAAACTCAACGGTTTCGCTAGGCTTAAGTTACTTCCAAGATACTTTTGAACCTGAAGGTGGTATTCCAGTAGCATTTGCTTCTATGCCAACCGCTTTTGGTGATGATGACGTTGAAAGCAGCAATGCTAAGGCCGATTTTAATACTACCCGACGCATTGATAGTGATGATAAGACCACGGCTGATATTATGATAGGTTTCACGCAAGTGATTAATCGCCGTATGTTAACGCAGTTTAATTATTCGTATTCAAAGGTCGATGGTTATTTAAACGACCCATTCAAAATTCTCAGTGTGGTGGATAATAAGGGTATTGCGCAAGATTATCGCTATGAAAACCGTCCTGATAGTCGCGTTAAACAAAGCTTATTTGCACAAACTAAATATCACTTTGACGAAAATATTATCGACGTTTCTTATCGTTATATGTGGGATGATTGGAAAATTGATTCTCATACCATAGATTCAAGATTGCGCATCCCGCTATCAAGTAATAGCTATATTGAACCTCATCTGCGTTTTTACCAACAAACAGCAGCTGACTTTTACCAGCCTTTTTTAGCACAAGAAAACTCAATACCTGAATTTGCGAGTGCTGACTATCGAATTGGTGAAATGAGCGCTTATACTGTTGGAGTAAAATATGGCATGAAAATGAGCGATGGCAATGATCTGTCTTTCCGCTTGGAGTACTATCGACAAGACCCTAAAGATAGCGGTCATATAGCACCTGGCGCACTTGCTGAAGTTGATTTATACGAAAGTGTTGATGCCGTTCTTTTTCAAGTTAGTTATTCGTTTTAA
- a CDS encoding FAD:protein FMN transferase, translating to MNKKPIRNVEVRITDDGHAISFDAMASPCEVIVASKDYQLALTLGKLIAEEVWRIEDKYSRYDPTSMCSAINNSAGHAVAIDQESYLLLNFADTCYQLSDGVFDITSGVLRKVWQFDGSDNIPSATAVENCLSNVGWHKVIFNQQHIILPENMALDFGGIGKEYAVDRAMQIANSFTELPVLVNLGGDLAANKPRKPNVPWQVGIEHPGFIQRQPMVVSLLQGALATSGDAKRFLLKEGVRYSHILNAKTGWPVAQAPRSITVVAPQCIQAGILATLALMQGEQAEHFLTEQEIKFWAIR from the coding sequence TTGAATAAAAAGCCAATAAGGAATGTTGAAGTAAGGATAACTGATGATGGCCATGCTATTAGCTTTGACGCGATGGCTAGCCCTTGTGAAGTGATTGTGGCCAGTAAAGATTACCAACTTGCACTAACCTTGGGAAAACTTATTGCAGAAGAAGTTTGGCGTATCGAAGATAAATATTCTCGTTACGATCCAACAAGTATGTGCTCAGCTATTAATAATAGCGCAGGACATGCAGTCGCGATTGATCAAGAAAGCTATCTTTTACTCAACTTTGCCGATACCTGTTATCAGCTCAGCGATGGCGTTTTTGATATAACTTCTGGTGTGTTACGAAAAGTTTGGCAATTTGATGGTAGTGATAATATTCCTAGTGCCACAGCGGTAGAAAATTGCTTAAGCAATGTTGGTTGGCATAAAGTCATCTTTAATCAACAGCATATAATTTTGCCAGAAAATATGGCTTTAGATTTTGGTGGTATTGGTAAAGAGTATGCCGTCGATCGCGCAATGCAGATTGCTAATAGTTTTACTGAGTTACCTGTATTGGTTAATTTAGGTGGCGATTTAGCGGCCAATAAACCAAGAAAACCTAATGTGCCATGGCAAGTCGGTATCGAACATCCTGGCTTTATTCAACGTCAACCTATGGTGGTAAGTTTACTTCAAGGTGCTTTGGCCACTAGTGGTGATGCTAAGCGCTTTTTATTAAAAGAAGGTGTTCGCTATAGCCACATCTTAAATGCTAAAACGGGATGGCCGGTTGCACAAGCGCCACGTTCAATTACCGTTGTGGCACCGCAATGTATTCAAGCGGGTATATTAGCGACTTTAGCTTTGATGCAAGGTGAGCAAGCGGAACACTTTTTAACCGAGCAAGAAATAAAGTTTTGGGCTATTCGTTAA
- a CDS encoding DUF3083 family protein → MPLSRKRSVQHKVYIPSSARENQYLLAKFAITDELIEKIAGPIDLDSKQPFLAFYKKLAELFFKINDELDIESGQFIANDKFARIRFSPEKLTAQTEQQILFLYNSRYHFSQNAYFDASKKASKIHLLFLSNGDDIRHNSAIFHQKVVKAITKFTQQIDMPVQEMRICDHQHLTYDLFAKDKGVQGNQVHKLRSISNRYAPDEISLPENTDELTYAIVDMPINRRIRKLVELDHSEGENYGPLYNFIADAFVSAAKKHQLNNGAVIANGLVPIVRRSDDENTIAKGELMMIGFNPKNTGGGYTCKWNADKLVDSVQFVFVATEQDKTSHGFGKFLIQIEHALHSIAQKLKYINDKEELTVRFHQHIGFYQE, encoded by the coding sequence ATGCCACTATCGCGTAAAAGAAGCGTTCAGCACAAAGTTTACATTCCATCATCAGCTCGTGAAAACCAATATCTACTGGCCAAATTTGCCATCACAGATGAATTAATTGAGAAAATTGCAGGCCCTATTGATCTTGACAGTAAACAACCGTTTTTAGCTTTTTACAAAAAGCTTGCTGAATTGTTTTTTAAGATAAACGATGAACTCGATATTGAAAGTGGACAATTCATTGCTAACGATAAATTTGCCCGTATTCGCTTTAGTCCTGAAAAATTAACCGCTCAAACTGAGCAGCAGATTCTATTTTTATACAACTCTCGATACCATTTCAGTCAAAATGCTTATTTTGATGCCAGTAAAAAAGCCAGCAAAATACACTTACTATTTTTATCAAATGGCGATGACATTAGACACAATTCAGCAATATTTCATCAAAAAGTAGTTAAAGCTATCACCAAGTTTACTCAGCAGATCGATATGCCCGTTCAAGAAATGCGGATTTGTGATCACCAGCATTTAACTTATGATTTATTCGCTAAAGATAAAGGCGTTCAAGGTAACCAAGTACATAAGTTACGCAGTATTTCTAACCGTTATGCGCCCGATGAAATATCTTTGCCTGAAAACACTGACGAATTAACTTATGCCATTGTTGATATGCCAATTAACCGCCGTATTCGTAAACTTGTAGAACTTGATCATAGTGAAGGTGAAAACTATGGACCACTTTATAATTTTATCGCTGATGCCTTTGTTAGTGCTGCTAAAAAGCATCAACTCAATAACGGTGCCGTTATCGCCAATGGTTTAGTGCCTATCGTTCGTCGAAGTGACGATGAAAATACTATCGCCAAAGGTGAGTTAATGATGATTGGCTTTAATCCTAAAAATACCGGTGGCGGCTACACCTGCAAATGGAATGCAGATAAATTAGTCGACAGTGTACAATTTGTTTTTGTTGCAACAGAGCAAGACAAAACAAGCCATGGCTTTGGTAAATTTTTAATACAAATAGAACATGCCTTACACAGCATTGCGCAAAAATTAAAATACATTAATGATAAAGAAGAGCTAACTGTGCGTTTTCATCAACACATTGGTTTTTATCAGGAATAA
- a CDS encoding M28 family metallopeptidase, which produces MNYIREKRQQILSGAGALLLSMSACAHDNFTQAYQSFDINAIKADVKTLSSDKFAGREPATEGEILTTSMLISRFKELGLAPGNGDSYLQAVPMNSIVSEPVSNLTIADMSFDFPKNYVASSRQTRTNINLENSELVFVGYGITAPEYQWNDYKNVDVKGKTVVILVNDPGYATQDPALFDGNTMTYYGRWTYKYEEAARQGAAGAIIIHETKPASYGWNVIESSWTGAQYHLPAKEVNEPVVDVEMWISTEKAHELMAKAGLDFETLKAKALSKKFQAVPLKLSANIKVKNTITDSVSNNVIATIASTKRPDEHVLYMGHWDHLGSTVIDGKKVIFNGAHDNATGTAGLMHIAKAYTLLEKAPERSVTFVAATAEEQGRLGSRYFANHPTMPLNKVVGLINMDSLDITGLKKDLTVVGFGKSEMEEYLAKAAKRQGRTLTPEQTPERGYYYRSDHFSLAKKGVPALSAGGGSTWLNAEQKAIGDQVSALVAKCYHQTCDEYNENWGWQGMVAELQVFFETGLMLSNTKDWPNWHEGTEFKVTRDAMMK; this is translated from the coding sequence TTGAATTATATTCGTGAGAAACGCCAACAAATACTATCTGGTGCTGGTGCTTTATTACTATCAATGAGTGCTTGCGCTCATGACAACTTTACTCAGGCATATCAATCGTTTGATATTAACGCTATTAAAGCGGATGTAAAAACATTGTCTTCAGATAAATTTGCCGGTCGAGAGCCCGCCACTGAAGGTGAAATATTAACAACAAGCATGTTAATTTCTCGCTTTAAAGAATTAGGTTTAGCCCCAGGTAATGGTGACAGCTATCTTCAAGCTGTACCAATGAATAGTATCGTTAGTGAACCGGTAAGTAACTTAACCATCGCTGATATGAGTTTTGACTTCCCAAAAAACTACGTAGCGAGTTCTCGTCAAACACGGACAAATATCAATTTAGAAAACTCAGAATTGGTCTTTGTTGGTTACGGAATTACCGCGCCAGAATATCAATGGAATGATTATAAAAACGTTGATGTCAAAGGTAAAACCGTGGTTATTCTAGTGAATGACCCTGGCTATGCAACACAAGACCCCGCATTATTTGATGGCAATACCATGACGTATTACGGTCGTTGGACTTATAAATACGAAGAAGCAGCCCGCCAAGGTGCTGCGGGCGCTATCATTATTCATGAAACCAAACCTGCTAGCTATGGTTGGAATGTTATCGAAAGTAGCTGGACTGGTGCGCAATATCATTTACCAGCAAAAGAAGTCAATGAGCCGGTAGTTGATGTTGAAATGTGGATCAGCACTGAGAAAGCACATGAATTAATGGCTAAAGCAGGTTTGGATTTCGAAACGTTAAAAGCAAAAGCATTATCTAAAAAATTCCAAGCAGTGCCTCTTAAGCTTAGCGCTAATATAAAAGTTAAAAATACCATTACTGATTCCGTATCAAATAATGTTATTGCGACTATTGCGAGCACTAAACGACCTGATGAACATGTACTTTATATGGGACACTGGGATCACTTAGGTTCTACCGTTATTGATGGAAAAAAAGTTATTTTCAATGGCGCGCATGACAATGCAACAGGTACCGCAGGTTTAATGCATATCGCTAAAGCTTATACATTGCTAGAAAAAGCACCTGAGCGTTCAGTTACTTTTGTCGCCGCGACGGCTGAAGAACAAGGTCGTTTAGGTTCTCGTTATTTTGCAAACCATCCAACGATGCCACTAAACAAAGTGGTAGGCCTAATTAATATGGATAGCTTAGACATTACCGGCTTAAAAAAAGACTTAACTGTTGTTGGTTTTGGCAAATCAGAGATGGAAGAGTACTTAGCAAAAGCAGCGAAGCGCCAGGGACGTACATTAACGCCAGAGCAAACACCTGAGCGTGGTTACTATTATCGTTCTGATCACTTCAGCTTAGCTAAGAAGGGCGTTCCTGCATTAAGCGCAGGCGGAGGCTCTACATGGCTTAACGCTGAACAAAAAGCGATAGGCGATCAGGTGTCAGCTTTAGTGGCGAAGTGTTATCACCAAACCTGTGATGAATACAACGAAAATTGGGGCTGGCAGGGCATGGTGGCCGAGCTACAAGTTTTCTTTGAAACAGGCTTGATGTTAAGCAATACAAAAGACTGGCCAAACTGGCATGAAGGGACTGAGTTCAAAGTCACACGTGATGCTATGATGAAATAA
- a CDS encoding MATE family efflux transporter yields MTKIKKNRQLNLLKDPVAPTLKSMTIPMIYGMILLMTFNLVDTFFVGLLGTEPLAAISFTFPITFTVISLTIGLGIGTSAVIARALGKGDKESAKSLATSALYLASIVVGILAVVGYFLIDETFLLLGASEALLPLIHQYMDIWFLGCICLIGPMIGNAVLRASGDTKTPSLIMGSAGLINAILDPILIFGFGPVPAMGIQGAAIATSVSWIFGLGYVLYILAKRGLIHQQLMSIKDFISSARGILHIGLPAAGANMLTPVASAVLTAIVANYGASAVAAFGVGSRIESIACLVVLALSMTLPPFISQNFGAGNMKRVEDGYKTSIKFVLAWQVLIYVVLVLAAPYIAQVFSKEQAVADIIKLFIWILPLGYGFQGVIILTNSSFNALHKPMVALSLSIIRLFICYVPLAYIGSIWYGLEGFFIGALIGNVVMATLSYRLFDKQCKKDQTTVEVIA; encoded by the coding sequence ATGACTAAAATTAAAAAAAATCGCCAACTAAATCTCCTTAAAGACCCCGTAGCCCCCACCTTGAAATCAATGACGATTCCCATGATTTACGGCATGATTTTATTGATGACGTTTAACTTAGTTGACACATTTTTTGTTGGTTTACTTGGTACCGAGCCATTAGCGGCGATTAGTTTTACTTTTCCTATTACCTTCACCGTGATCAGTTTGACCATAGGTTTAGGAATTGGCACCTCAGCTGTTATCGCGAGAGCGCTAGGTAAGGGCGACAAAGAATCAGCTAAAAGTTTAGCCACGAGTGCCTTATATTTAGCGTCAATAGTTGTTGGCATACTTGCGGTTGTTGGTTATTTTCTTATTGATGAAACTTTTTTACTTTTAGGGGCAAGTGAAGCACTACTGCCTTTAATTCATCAATATATGGATATTTGGTTTTTAGGTTGTATTTGTTTAATTGGCCCAATGATTGGTAACGCAGTTTTACGCGCCTCGGGCGATACTAAAACACCCAGTCTAATCATGGGGAGTGCGGGCTTAATCAACGCGATATTAGACCCTATTTTGATTTTTGGTTTTGGCCCAGTGCCTGCCATGGGTATTCAAGGCGCAGCCATTGCAACTTCAGTATCATGGATATTTGGCTTAGGGTACGTGTTATATATTCTGGCTAAACGTGGACTCATTCATCAACAGTTGATGTCGATTAAAGACTTTATTAGTTCAGCACGGGGTATTTTACATATCGGTTTACCGGCCGCGGGAGCAAACATGTTAACACCTGTTGCTTCTGCCGTATTAACCGCAATTGTCGCAAATTATGGCGCATCAGCAGTTGCTGCTTTTGGTGTTGGTTCAAGAATTGAATCTATTGCATGCTTGGTGGTACTAGCGCTATCAATGACCTTGCCACCTTTTATTAGCCAAAATTTTGGTGCCGGCAACATGAAACGTGTTGAAGATGGTTACAAAACATCAATAAAATTTGTTTTAGCCTGGCAAGTGCTTATTTATGTGGTGTTAGTACTGGCTGCACCTTACATAGCCCAAGTTTTTTCGAAAGAACAAGCGGTAGCCGACATTATTAAATTATTCATCTGGATTTTGCCATTAGGTTATGGCTTTCAGGGGGTTATCATTCTAACGAACTCATCTTTTAATGCTCTGCACAAACCTATGGTCGCGTTATCGTTAAGTATTATTCGTTTATTTATTTGTTATGTGCCGCTCGCGTACATCGGCAGCATTTGGTATGGGCTCGAAGGCTTTTTTATCGGCGCATTGATTGGTAACGTCGTCATGGCGACACTTTCATACCGCTTGTTTGATAAACAATGTAAAAAAGATCAGACAACGGTAGAGGTTATTGCTTAA
- the uvrB gene encoding excinuclease ABC subunit UvrB: MKALKIHSDYTPSGDQPKAIAKLLDGIESGLAHQTLLGVTGSGKTYTIANVIEKLNRPTMMLAPNKTLAAQLYGEMKEFFPENAVEYFVSYYDYYQPEAYVPTTDTFIEKDASVNEHIEQMRLSATKSLLERKDVIIIASVSAIYGLGDPDSYLKMMLHISVGDIINQRDILRRLAELQYTRNDVAFQRATYRVRGDVIDVFPAESDRMALRIELFDEEIERISVFDPLTGEVERTLARVTVYPKTHYATPREKILAAVEKIKIELVDRSTQLKENNRLVEEQRIVQRTQFDIEMMTELGYCSGIENYSRYLSGRGAGEAPPTLFDYLPSDGLLIIDESHVTVPQIGAMYKGDRSRKENLVEYGFRLPSALDNRPMKFEEFEALAPQTIYVSATPSNYEIEKSAGEIAEQVVRPTGLLDPQIEVRPVETQVDDLLSEIRKRVKIDERILATTLTKRMAEDLTDYLDEHQVKARYLHSDIDTVERVEIIRDFRLGKFDVLVGINLLREGLDMPEVSLVAILDADKEGFLRSERSLIQTIGRAARNINGRAILYAGRITGSMRKAIDETDRRRAKQHQYNLDNNITPRGVRRNISDVMDLDGGKARAAAVLKAAEPDADYINLTTKQIDVKVQELETMMFNHAQNLEFELAASVRDKIKKLRDLQLVS, encoded by the coding sequence ATGAAAGCGTTGAAAATACATTCAGATTATACCCCAAGTGGCGACCAGCCAAAGGCGATTGCTAAATTGCTTGACGGTATCGAATCAGGTCTAGCCCATCAAACCTTGTTAGGTGTTACAGGCTCAGGTAAAACATATACTATTGCTAATGTTATTGAAAAACTTAATCGTCCAACCATGATGTTAGCGCCAAATAAAACCTTGGCAGCACAATTGTATGGCGAAATGAAAGAATTCTTTCCTGAAAACGCTGTTGAATATTTTGTTTCTTATTACGACTATTACCAACCCGAAGCTTATGTGCCCACCACGGACACATTTATTGAAAAAGATGCTTCGGTAAATGAGCATATAGAGCAAATGCGCTTGTCGGCCACCAAGTCATTGCTAGAGCGAAAAGACGTTATTATCATCGCTTCTGTGTCGGCTATTTATGGTTTGGGTGATCCTGACTCTTACTTAAAAATGATGTTGCACATTAGTGTTGGCGATATTATTAATCAGCGTGATATTTTAAGGCGCTTAGCGGAGCTGCAATACACTCGTAACGACGTAGCCTTTCAACGAGCAACATATCGTGTGCGCGGTGATGTTATTGATGTTTTTCCGGCTGAATCAGACCGTATGGCATTACGCATTGAACTATTTGATGAAGAAATTGAACGTATTAGCGTATTTGACCCACTTACTGGTGAAGTCGAACGCACGTTAGCGCGGGTGACTGTTTATCCTAAAACCCATTACGCGACGCCACGTGAAAAAATATTAGCTGCGGTTGAAAAAATAAAAATTGAATTAGTCGATAGATCTACTCAATTAAAAGAAAACAACAGACTGGTCGAAGAACAACGCATAGTACAACGCACGCAATTTGATATTGAGATGATGACTGAGCTTGGTTACTGTTCTGGCATCGAAAACTACTCTAGATACTTATCGGGTCGAGGCGCAGGTGAAGCGCCACCAACCTTATTTGATTATCTACCTAGCGATGGTTTATTAATTATTGATGAATCGCATGTCACCGTACCGCAAATTGGTGCTATGTATAAAGGCGATCGCTCACGTAAAGAGAACTTAGTCGAATATGGTTTCCGATTACCCTCGGCACTCGATAACCGCCCGATGAAGTTTGAAGAATTTGAAGCTTTAGCACCACAAACTATTTATGTTTCTGCCACACCAAGCAACTATGAAATTGAAAAGTCGGCCGGTGAAATTGCCGAGCAGGTTGTTAGGCCAACCGGATTACTCGATCCTCAAATAGAGGTTCGCCCCGTTGAAACACAAGTTGATGATTTGCTATCAGAAATTCGTAAGCGAGTAAAAATAGATGAACGCATTTTAGCAACAACACTAACCAAGCGTATGGCGGAAGATTTAACTGATTATTTAGATGAACATCAAGTAAAAGCGCGTTATTTGCATTCTGATATTGATACCGTTGAACGCGTAGAAATTATTCGCGATTTCCGTTTAGGTAAATTTGATGTGCTGGTAGGTATTAACTTATTACGTGAAGGGTTAGATATGCCTGAGGTTTCTCTGGTTGCGATCCTTGACGCCGATAAAGAAGGCTTTTTACGCTCTGAGCGCTCTCTTATTCAAACAATTGGACGAGCAGCACGTAATATAAATGGCCGGGCGATTCTTTACGCCGGACGAATTACAGGCTCGATGCGTAAGGCGATTGATGAAACCGATCGACGTCGCGCCAAACAGCATCAATATAACCTTGATAATAATATTACTCCACGTGGTGTTAGACGTAATATCTCTGATGTGATGGATCTCGACGGCGGCAAAGCAAGGGCTGCAGCGGTATTAAAAGCTGCTGAGCCTGATGCAGATTATATCAATTTAACAACTAAGCAAATTGACGTTAAGGTGCAAGAACTAGAAACCATGATGTTTAACCATGCACAAAATTTAGAGTTTGAACTGGCGGCTTCGGTACGTGATAAAATTAAAAAGCTAAGAGATTTACAGTTAGTTAGTTAA
- a CDS encoding NAD(P)-dependent oxidoreductase, whose amino-acid sequence MKKVSFIGLGVMGFPMAGHLQNSGYQVTVYNRSPKKAESWVQQYGGTMATTPARAVKDSDIVFVCVGNDDDLRQVVLGPNGAFSGMKAKAILVDHTTASATVARELAHKAASIDLAFVDAPVSGGEAGAVNGQLTIMVGGEPSTYSAVESAIQSYAKFSKLLGPVGSGQLAKMMNQICIAGVVQGLAEALHFGQNAGLDCTQVVEVISQGAAGSWQMDNRHKTMLNNEYDFGFAVDWMRKDLDIALTEAKNNGSTLPLTALVDQFYADVQKNGGSRWDTSSLLTRL is encoded by the coding sequence ATGAAAAAAGTATCCTTTATTGGCTTAGGTGTTATGGGTTTTCCTATGGCGGGCCATTTGCAAAACTCTGGTTATCAAGTCACCGTTTATAATCGCAGCCCAAAGAAAGCAGAAAGTTGGGTTCAGCAGTACGGTGGTACAATGGCCACGACCCCCGCTAGAGCAGTAAAAGATAGTGATATAGTTTTTGTTTGTGTTGGTAATGACGACGATTTACGCCAAGTTGTATTAGGGCCTAATGGGGCATTTTCAGGCATGAAAGCTAAGGCTATTCTTGTTGATCATACGACGGCCTCAGCAACGGTTGCTCGTGAGCTTGCACACAAAGCTGCATCAATTGATTTGGCATTTGTCGATGCACCAGTTTCTGGTGGTGAAGCAGGGGCAGTAAATGGTCAATTAACCATTATGGTGGGTGGCGAGCCTAGCACTTATAGCGCTGTTGAAAGTGCAATACAATCTTATGCTAAATTTAGTAAATTATTGGGTCCTGTCGGTAGTGGCCAATTAGCGAAAATGATGAATCAAATTTGTATAGCAGGCGTTGTGCAAGGTTTAGCTGAAGCATTACATTTTGGCCAAAATGCTGGTTTAGATTGTACACAAGTTGTTGAGGTAATTAGTCAAGGGGCTGCGGGCTCTTGGCAAATGGATAATCGTCATAAAACCATGTTAAACAACGAATATGATTTTGGCTTTGCTGTTGATTGGATGAGAAAAGATCTCGACATTGCACTAACAGAAGCAAAAAATAACGGCTCTACCCTGCCATTAACCGCTTTAGTTGATCAGTTTTATGCTGATGTACAAAAAAATGGCGGTAGTCGATGGGATACATCAAGTTTACTCACTCGTTTATAA
- the sbcB gene encoding exodeoxyribonuclease I — translation MNNKPPVNTSDQPTILWHDYETWGISPKFDKPSQFAGIRTDLDLNIIGEPEMFYCQPPQDYLPQPEACLVTGITPQKALREGLTEAEFADRIHGLFTQPNTCVAGYNSIRFDDEVTRYLLYRNFYDPYAREWQNGNSRWDIIDMVRACYALRPEGIEWPTVERDGEQVVSFRLELLTKANGISHEAAHDAMSDVYATIAMAKLIKEKQPKLYDFIFSLKNKKQVAELIDVYNMTPVVHTSSKVSSAHGCTSWFAPVCYHPINKNAVITIDLARDPTPLFELSSEEIKARLYTRYDELAEDELPIPIKLIHLNKCPIVAPAKTLLPENAERLAIPRELCLANLKKLKAYDELRDKLTDVFATSDFGDEPVEAEFALYGGKFFSHSDKAQMDILHQLPPEQLGTHPFQFQDERLNTLLFIYRARNFPLTLNDSEQQKWQAHCQNRIQYGTKGLLSADEFMMKLENLAFEYENNTDKMQLLKALFEYISK, via the coding sequence ATGAATAATAAACCACCTGTAAACACCAGCGACCAACCTACCATTTTGTGGCACGATTACGAGACGTGGGGTATATCGCCAAAATTTGACAAACCGTCACAGTTTGCCGGTATTAGAACCGATCTTGATTTAAACATTATTGGTGAGCCTGAGATGTTTTATTGTCAGCCGCCACAAGATTACTTACCGCAACCTGAAGCTTGTTTAGTTACGGGTATTACACCACAAAAAGCTTTGCGAGAAGGTTTAACTGAAGCGGAGTTTGCGGATCGTATTCATGGATTGTTTACGCAACCTAACACTTGTGTTGCGGGTTATAACAGTATTCGTTTTGATGATGAAGTAACTCGTTACCTGCTCTATCGTAACTTTTACGACCCTTATGCCCGCGAATGGCAAAACGGCAATAGTCGTTGGGATATTATCGATATGGTACGTGCTTGTTATGCATTACGCCCTGAAGGTATTGAATGGCCGACGGTTGAGCGCGATGGCGAACAAGTGGTTAGTTTTCGCTTAGAGCTGCTAACTAAAGCGAATGGCATTAGCCATGAAGCAGCTCATGATGCCATGAGTGATGTTTATGCCACTATTGCAATGGCTAAACTGATTAAAGAAAAGCAGCCTAAACTATATGATTTTATTTTTAGTTTGAAAAATAAAAAGCAAGTGGCTGAGTTAATTGATGTCTACAACATGACACCCGTTGTTCATACGTCGAGTAAAGTTTCTTCTGCTCACGGCTGTACCAGTTGGTTTGCGCCTGTTTGTTATCATCCAATAAATAAAAATGCGGTTATTACGATAGATTTAGCGCGAGATCCTACGCCGTTATTTGAGCTTTCTAGTGAAGAAATTAAAGCGCGTTTATATACCCGTTATGATGAATTAGCTGAAGATGAATTACCTATTCCAATTAAGCTAATTCACTTGAATAAGTGTCCAATCGTCGCACCAGCGAAAACACTTTTACCTGAAAATGCTGAGCGCTTGGCTATTCCACGCGAACTTTGCCTCGCCAATCTGAAAAAACTCAAAGCATACGATGAGTTGAGAGATAAACTAACTGACGTTTTTGCTACTAGTGATTTTGGTGATGAGCCAGTTGAGGCCGAATTTGCCCTTTACGGCGGCAAGTTTTTCTCGCACAGTGATAAAGCGCAAATGGACATTTTACATCAACTACCGCCAGAGCAGTTGGGTACACATCCATTCCAGTTTCAAGATGAACGATTAAATACCTTATTATTTATTTATCGAGCCCGTAATTTTCCGTTAACACTAAATGATAGTGAACAACAGAAGTGGCAAGCACACTGCCAAAACCGTATTCAATACGGTACTAAAGGTTTATTAAGCGCTGACGAGTTTATGATGAAGTTAGAAAACTTGGCTTTTGAATATGAAAATAACACGGATAAAATGCAGCTATTAAAGGCATTATTTGAATATATTAGTAAATAA
- a CDS encoding NF038104 family lipoprotein encodes MLQGLLLLSVAFSLSGCIAVTVVSTAVEVTTSVVGGAIDVVDAVTPDIIDDDDEQPEDDNE; translated from the coding sequence ATGCTACAAGGCTTGTTACTATTATCCGTTGCTTTTAGCTTATCTGGCTGTATTGCAGTTACTGTTGTCTCTACCGCGGTAGAAGTGACAACATCAGTTGTTGGTGGCGCTATCGACGTTGTTGACGCAGTAACACCAGATATTATTGATGATGACGATGAACAACCTGAAGATGATAACGAATAA